One Burkholderia pyrrocinia DNA segment encodes these proteins:
- a CDS encoding hydroxyquinol 1,2-dioxygenase → MTDTAFHTVFGSLDSYRKGEIEITSGSAQHYAFSNVFDVAAKSAPYEKVVAGKNLEYVIEVMRTEGQSPWFACAHDEFTIQMDGEVRIEFIKLDTPPASGRGTVSAGTQPAGRNMGYVVLRNGHQALLPAGCAYRFVAGKPGVALVQTILGELSVEKWAEICLH, encoded by the coding sequence ATGACCGACACGGCATTCCACACCGTCTTTGGCTCGCTCGACAGCTACAGGAAGGGCGAGATCGAAATCACCAGCGGCAGCGCCCAGCACTACGCATTCTCGAACGTCTTCGACGTGGCAGCGAAGTCGGCCCCTTACGAAAAGGTCGTCGCCGGCAAGAATCTCGAATACGTGATCGAAGTGATGAGGACCGAGGGCCAGTCGCCCTGGTTCGCGTGCGCCCATGACGAGTTCACGATCCAGATGGATGGCGAAGTCCGGATCGAATTCATCAAGCTCGACACGCCGCCGGCATCGGGCCGCGGCACCGTCAGCGCCGGCACGCAACCGGCCGGCCGCAACATGGGGTACGTCGTCCTGCGCAACGGACATCAGGCGCTGCTGCCGGCCGGCTGTGCGTATCGCTTCGTCGCCGGCAAGCCGGGTGTCGCGCTCGTGCAGACCATCCTCGGCGAGCTGTCCGTCGAGAAGTGGGCCGAGATCTGCCTGCACTGA